Part of the Brevibacillus brevis genome is shown below.
TCCCTGCGGTGACGCCGATGCGCTTCGTCAGAACCTCACGCCCGTCCACCGACGTATCGTGATCGAGTACCTTGTACCAGCCCCAACGCCGCTCCTCGAACATCGGCCTCGTCCCGATGTCCTTCACCAGATCCTTGACGTGATGGCTGACCGATTTTTCCGCGATGAGGATGCCGTCCGGACTGGCAGCTACGATCGCATTGGACAACCCCAGCACGACGACGGGAATGTCCAGCTCGTTCACGAGATGGGTAGCGGCAGAACGCTCATCGACCCACCCTTTGCCTACCTGGCTTGTTGCCATCTGGTCTGTGAGCGTATTCCAGGTCCCGAGATCGCTCCAGCTCCCCTCGTAAGGCAGGACGGCGATGCGGCTCGTCTTTTCGACGACCTCGAAGTCAAAGCTGATCTTTTGCAGGGAATGATAGTGCCGCAGCAGCTCTTCGTAATGAATCGGGATCCCTTTTTCGATCAGGGCCGTGATCAGCGTCTCCAAGCGGAAGGCGAACACGCCGCAATTCCACAGCGCCTGCCGGGCGATCAGCTCCTCCGCCACTTCCTGCGTCGGCTTTTCCACGAATCGGCTTACTCGGCAATGCCGCATGCCCTCCTGTCCCGCAAATGGCACGATATAGCCGTACTTCTCGGAAGGGTACGTCGGTTTTACGCCGATGAGAGCGAGCTGGGCCTCCGAGTCGCGAAGGACGGACTCCAGTTCCTTCAGCCGTTCGAAAAACGCATCCTCCACGCAGGCGTCGACAGGCATGACCACACACACTTCCTGCATGCTGATTTCCTTCCTTGCGTACAAGTAAACCGCTGCCAGCGCGATCGCGGGAAACGTGTCGCGGCGCTGCGGCTCGACCAGCAGCTCGACATCGGTGCCGATCTGGTTTTGGATGATGTCGACCTGCGTTTTGCTGGTGGTGATGATGCACTCCTCTTGCAAGCCTGCCGCCCCGAGCTGCCGCCAGATACGCTGGATCATCGACTCCCGCTCGCCTTTTTCGTTTTGCAGCAGCCTGAGAAACTGCTTGGATCTCGCGTCATTGGACAAAGGCCACAGCCGTTTTCCCGACCCGCCCGATAGAAGAATCAGCTTCACTGTCCCATCTCCCGTTCATCCGTTTTTACTCGTGATTGGCGGTGTTGGCCATGTCGTAGTAGCCGAACAGCCGCAGCAGCTTTTTCTTGTGCTCTTCGTTTTCGCGCGCCACCCCTGCCGCCTGCTCTCTTTGCAGCACGACGCGGATGGTCTGGAGCAGGATCTTGATATCGAGGACGAACGAATACGTCTTCACGTACAAAATGTCGAAGCGGAGTTTGTCTTCCACCTTCGTGCTGTAGTTCGCCAAGATTTGGGCGAGACCCGTGATGCCGGGTTTGACCGACAAGCGGTAGGTGTAATCCGGGATGCTTTCCTGGAACTGTCGGATGAAAAAGGGGCGCTCCGGCCGCGGTCCGACCAGACTCATTTCTCCTTTCAGCACGTTGAACAGCTGCGGGATTTCATCCAGGCGGGTAGAGCGCATGAACTTGCCGATGCGTGTAATTCGCGGATCGCCGTCAGCTGCCAGCACCGGGCCCGTCGCCTTCTCCGCATCCGGGACCATGCTGCGGAATTTGTAGATCATGTACGATCTGCCGCCTTCCCCCAGACGCTCCTGCTTGAAGATCGCGGGTCCCGGGGAAGTGACTTTGATCAAGGCGTACAAAATCAGCATCACGGGTGACAGGAGGATCAGCATGAGGCTGGACACCGCGATGTCAAAGCTGCGCTTCACCAGCAATTTGCCAGGGACAAACCTGGGGGGCTGGATGGACAGCACCAGAAGGTCGTCGATCTGCTGCAGCTCCGATTCGATGGCAAGCAGCTCCACCATCTCCGGAACGACCAGCACTTCTTTTTCCTGTCTGATGCACATGCCGATGATTTCCGCCTTGTCTTCCCGGTTGAGACTCGGGCCCAGGAGGACGACATCGACTTCCGCCATCTTTATTTGCAGGACCCGTTTGCTGTGGGCGGGAAGAAAGCTGTGGATGACGAACCACCCTTTCGAATGGTTCATGCACTTCTCCGCCAGAGCCAAACCGTTTTCGAGAGTGCTTGCGACGATCAGCACCTTTTTGCTGCCATGCCGCTTCCGGCTCAGATGCCAGAGAAAGTAGCGGCTGGACCCCAGTACGATCACTTGCAGGAACGTCGCGACGAAAATCACGCTGCGGGGAAATGAGAAGCCTTTGCCCAGGTACGTCAGCGACATGGTCAAAACCATCACGAGCAGAATGGACAAAATGATCGTGTAGAGCAAATGGTGCAAGCTTTTTCGCTTCCAATTGGAGTACAGGTCGAACATGTAAAAAGCGATGAGGCAAAACAGAGAGATCCACGGGAACAATGCGAGGTATGGCTTGAAGTTGCGCAAAGGAACGTCAAACGAGAAGCGGGATAAAAACGAAACCACATAGCAGGCATTCAGCAAGCCTACGTCGAGCAATACGAGCAAAAACAGGCGTAGCTTTAACGTCTTGCCACTCATAGATTCCTCCTGCCGTTATCCACAGAATCGTCAGCTGTGGGCGATGGACATTTTGCTGCGAACGTATTGAATCGTCTGGTTCAATCCGCGATGCAAGGAGACCTGCGGCTCCCACTTCAGCACTTCCCGCGCTTTGTGGTTGTTCAGGCAGCTGTGGCGGATGTCCCCTTCCCTCGCCGGCAAGTAGACCGGCTCGATGCGCATGGACATCATTTCGTTCAAGAGCTCCACGAGGTCGTTGATACTGAGCGACCGGTTCGTCGCCACGTTCAGCACCTCCCTGGCCCCATGGCGCAGTGCAGCCACGTTGGCGGCAGCGACGTCCTCCACATGGATGAAATCTCTCGTCTGCAAGCCGTCGCCGTAGATGGCGGGAGGGATATTCATCAGCATTTTCTGGATGAAGCTCAGGATGACCCCTCCTTCTCCCGTCAGCTCCTGGCGTTCTCCGTACACATTGGCGTAGCGCAGGATGGTGTAATCCATGCCGTACTGTTCGGACAACACCCGTATGTACTGCTCGGGAGTGTGCTTGGAGATACCGTAGCAGGAAAGAGGAAGGGTCTGGTGCGACTCCTCAATGAACTCGCCGAGAGGCATTCCGTAGACGGCTGCTGACGATGCGTAAATGAACTTCTGTACGTGATGCGCAAGAGCGCACTCCAGCAGCCTGACGGTACCAACGATGTTGACGGTAGCATCGCGGAGCGGAGCGATCATCGATTGACGGACATCGATTTGCGCCGCCTGATGGATGACGGCATCCGGCTTTTCCTGTGCGAATACGTGCTCCAGCTCATCGCTGGTAATGTCGCACGCGTAAAACTTTGCAGACGGGTGAACGTAATGTTTTCTCCCCGTAGACAGATTATCGACGACGACCACTTGCCAATTGTCGGCGATGAGTTGATCAACAACATGCGAACCGATAAAGCCTGCTCCGCCCGTCACCAGTACTTTCATCGCGATCTCCCTTTTTCCAGATAACTTGTCGCTGTCCCTTGGACCCATGCCCCTCTTCCGACCGGATGATACTCAATGCCCCACTCTCCAAGCACAGCAGCATCCAGGCAGTTTCGTCCGTCGAATACGATCGGCGCTTTCATCCGCGTAAACAGCCGGGCGAATGAAGGGCGTGTAAACTCTTCCCACTCGGTCAAAACAAACGCGGCGTCCGCTCCTCCCAGCGCTTCCTCTGCCCCCGGCGCCAGCTCCACCGCAGGCGGCAAGACATGGCGCGCCTTTGTGTTGCTCACCGGATCGTATCCGACGACTTGCGCCCCCATCTTCAGCAAGGTTTCCGCGATCGTCAGCGACGGGGCCTCGCGCATATCGTCCGTATCCGGCTTGAAGGCAAGCCCCAGCAGTGCGATCCGTTTGCCGTGCAGATCACCCAATCGCCCGACCAGCTTCTCTATCAGAAGCAGCCGCTGTCGGTAGTTCACCCGTTCGACAGCCTGAAGGATGGAAAAGGAATACCCGGACAGCTCTGCCATTCCGAGCAGCGCCTTGACGTCTTTCGGGAAGCAGGAACCCCCGTAGCCGATTCCAGCCCGCAAAAATTTTTCGCCGATCCGAGCGTCCATACCCATGCCCCGGGCCACATCCTCGATCGTCGCGCCGAGCCTTTCGCACAGCTGGGCGATTTCGTTAATGAAGCTGATCTTCGTCGCCAGAAAGGCATTGGACGCGTATTTGATCAGCTCGGCACTGCGGGTATCCGTATGCAGGACCGGTATGCCCAGCGGCTGATAGATCGCTTCCACCAGGCGCGCCGCCTCCTCGTCGTCCGCACCGATGACGATCCGATCCCCGTGGAAGGTATCGTAAACCGCGGCCCCCTCCCGCAAAAATTCCGGGTTGGAGACTACCTGTACGGTTACGGGCCGAACGAGATGCTCCGCGATGAGCTCGCGTACAAAATGGTTCGTCCCGACAGGCACCGTGCTTTTGATGACGACGACCGCATCGTTTGCCAGCGTCAGCCCGATCGCCCTCGCCACCTCAATCAACGCCCGCAGATCCGGCATGCCGTCGATTCCTTGGGGCGTTCCTACTGCGATAAAGATCGCTTCCGCCCCGGAAAAAGCCGCTTCGTGGCTTTCCGTAAACGAGAGCCGCCTCTCCTGTCTTTGCACAGCGAGCAGTTCATCTAGTCCGGGCTCGAAAAAAGGGACAATCCCGGCTCCAAGCTGCGCCATTTTTTCTTCATCTACATCCACGCATGTCACGTCATGGCCGATGGCCGCCAAGCAGACCCCTGTCACGAGTCCGACGTATCCTGTTCCGACAATGGCTATCTTCATTTGTCCGTTCCTCTCCCGTCAGGTCTGACCCACATTTTTCTTCCACGCGTTCCAGCCGTAGTGGACAAAGCACCATGCGGCGGACGCGAAACTCAGCTTTTCGATATCCCGATACAGCCGCCACGTGTTTTTCGCCGCTTTCCATTTGTTGCTGGAAATCGAGCCGGCTACTCTGCGGTACTGGGACAGCTCCTCCTGGATCCCGTAGGCGAGGTGCCCCTGTTTCAGAATGTTCAGCCACAGCGCCGTGTCTTGCCGGGTCCGCAGATTGGGCATCTGGATCGTCCCCAGCTTTTCTTTGTCCAGCATCACGGTCAGGCAGCCGATAATGGTGTTTTTCAACAGGCCGCGGTAGTCGATTTTCTCCGGGATCGGGACGACATACGGGGTATGCGTGCCGTCTTCCTGGATCATGCGGTAACGGGTAAAGGAAAACGCCGCATCCCGCTCTTGCATGAAGGCCACCTGTTTCTCCAGCTTTTGCGGGAGCCACAGATCGTCGCTGTCCAAAAACGCGATGTACCTTCCATTCGCGGCGGAAATTCCCGTGTTTCGGGCTACGGCCGCACCGCTGTTTTGCGCAAGGACGATCAAGCGAATGCGCGGATCCGCGAGTTCTTCCCGGATAATCGGGACCGTATCGTCGGAGGAGGCATCATCGATCAGGATGAGCTCCCAATGCGGATACGTCTGCCGCTTGACCGAATCGATCGTCTCCCGGATAAATCGTGCCGCATTGTAAGTGGGCGTGATCACGGACACCAGCGGATGTGCCGGCTCTGCTTGGCTCACAGGCACAGGGGAAATGGTCACGGGCAGGCACCTCCCGCCTGCGGCTGACCTGACTGATCAGCGGAGGATAACGACTGGTACAGCCGGATCAATTTCTCCGCTTCCTTCTCCCAGTTGTACTCGTTCACTGTGAACTCCACCCCTCTTTGCCCCATTTCTTTCGCCTGCTCGGGATGATCGTGCAAAAACGTCATCGCTTGCGCTATTTCCAACGGGTCTTCCTGGTTGACGAAGACGCCGGATCCGACATGTCCCACTTTTTCCCTCCACACGGCAAAATCGCTGGCGATGAAGGGAATCCCGAAACGCTGGTACTCGTATATCTTGTTCGGACTCGTTTTGGCGTGGTCTCCGATGTCTTGAATCGTGATCAGACCGACATCCGACTGGATCATGTAGGCAAAGGCCATCTCCTGGGACAATACTCCCAGGTAGTCCACATACATCCACCCCACCCGATCGCGCACCTCTTCCATAGCCGCCTGATCGTGTACAGGACCGATGAGCCACAGCCGCGCCGGAAACAGCTGGTTGACGTATTCCATAGCCTTGACCATCTGCAACAGCCCGCGCGTCCGCCCGATTGTCCCGACGTATACGGCTCGGAACACTTCCGTCTTCTGGATGGCCTCGCTCAGCGAGTAGGCATTCTCGATCAGTTCTCCTTGCGAGATCGGCGCGTTTTCAATCACGACGCTCTTCGCCCCGAGCCTGCGCGCCACATCCACTTGAGTCGCGATCGAAGCGTCGAATACCCGCCCGGCCCACGCTTCCAGCCGCCCGACAGCTTTGGCGACCGCCTTGCGCAGTATCGCCGGTATCCATTCGCGCATCAGGATTCGCTTCGTAAAATCCTCGTGCGTATCGTAGATCACCTTTTTCCCCATGAGCTTCAGGAGAAACCCGAGCAAAAGCGTATCCGGGTTGTGGAGATGGACGATGGACGCCTTGGTTCTCCAGATGCTTTTCAGCATCAATGGCTGCATGAGAAAACGTTGAAAGCGGCTCCTGTAACGCGGGACTCCCTCTATCCGCAGCTGGCCCCGCTCCTCCGCCGCTTCCCTCTCTTTTGCAGCCCTGGCTATCAGCACTACCGAATAGCCGGCAGAAGCGATTGTTTTTGCTTCCTTTTGATACACCCGGATGTCCGTGTAAACATGCACCGGCGCGAAAATGCACACTTTTTCAGCTGCTCCCATCCCGTGTCCACAATCATCCTTCCTAACCATTTTCGTTCTTTATAAGGAACGATTATCCTAAGTATATTCTCCTAGTAAAAATAACAAAAACGGCTAAAATAGCCAAATTTAGCCATTTTAGCCGTTTCTCTCAGATTAGGTAGCATTTTCATCTTTGTTCTTAAAAAAGAACGAAAATATCAAAGGAGCCCCTCATTCCACTGTTCGGTCCGGAATTATTCGTTTGCCGCGTACTTTTTGACGGACACCAGTAAAAATTGCCTAATCTCATCGACCGGGATTCCCAGCCTTTTTGCTTCCATGATCAATTCCTTCCACTCGGAATCGATCTCTTCCGTCACCGCTTTGTTCGCACCCATCGTGATTTCCCCTCCCGGACGATTGCCCAATCACGCCAAAAGGCAGGCACTGCACCTTTTTTCACTATTAGGCAAAAGGGTATTTTCCTGCTATAATGAAAAGAATCAGCAAAGACAAAGGATGATTCTCCCGATGATTGGTACACGTATCAAGAAACTGCGAAAAGAAAAGGGAATTTCCCTGTCGCAATTGGCTGAACGTGCAGGAGTTGCCAAATCGTACCTAAGCTCCATTGAACGCGATATTCAATCAAATCCTTCGCTGCAATTCATTGAAAAAATCGCCGATGTTCTCCAAGTTCCGATAAATGTTTTGATTGATAAAGAGCCTTATTTTGAACAGCTGGATGATGAATGGAATCAATTAGTCATGGAGGCCATGCAATCAGGAGTCAGCAAAGAGGAGTTCCGGGGATTTCTGGAATATCAAAAGTGGAAGCTGGCTCAAAACAAGGAGTAGCCATCCGCTCATCGCTTGGGCGCGATCGTCTGTCCCTGCATCCAATTTTCTAAATAGTACAAAAGCGGCGTGCGCAGTTCCTCGTTTCGAATGGCGAACTCGAGTGTCGTCGTGATGTACCCCAGTTTATCCCCGACATCGTAGCGAACCCCTTCGAATTGATACGCGTACACGGTTTGTCGCTCGTTCATGGCTTGGATGGCGTCCGTCAATTGGATCTCGCCGCCCATGCCTTTTTCCTGTCTGTCCAGGATGGCGAAAATGTCTGGGGTAAGGATATACCTGCCCATGATGGCTAGATTGGACGGAGCCGTTCCCTTCGGCGGCTTTTCCACAAATGCACGCACGCGGTACAAGCCTCCTTCTTCCGTGATCGGATCGACAACTCCATACCTGGATATGTGCTC
Proteins encoded:
- a CDS encoding glycosyltransferase, translating into MGAAEKVCIFAPVHVYTDIRVYQKEAKTIASAGYSVVLIARAAKEREAAEERGQLRIEGVPRYRSRFQRFLMQPLMLKSIWRTKASIVHLHNPDTLLLGFLLKLMGKKVIYDTHEDFTKRILMREWIPAILRKAVAKAVGRLEAWAGRVFDASIATQVDVARRLGAKSVVIENAPISQGELIENAYSLSEAIQKTEVFRAVYVGTIGRTRGLLQMVKAMEYVNQLFPARLWLIGPVHDQAAMEEVRDRVGWMYVDYLGVLSQEMAFAYMIQSDVGLITIQDIGDHAKTSPNKIYEYQRFGIPFIASDFAVWREKVGHVGSGVFVNQEDPLEIAQAMTFLHDHPEQAKEMGQRGVEFTVNEYNWEKEAEKLIRLYQSLSSADQSGQPQAGGACP
- a CDS encoding sugar transferase, which gives rise to MSGKTLKLRLFLLVLLDVGLLNACYVVSFLSRFSFDVPLRNFKPYLALFPWISLFCLIAFYMFDLYSNWKRKSLHHLLYTIILSILLVMVLTMSLTYLGKGFSFPRSVIFVATFLQVIVLGSSRYFLWHLSRKRHGSKKVLIVASTLENGLALAEKCMNHSKGWFVIHSFLPAHSKRVLQIKMAEVDVVLLGPSLNREDKAEIIGMCIRQEKEVLVVPEMVELLAIESELQQIDDLLVLSIQPPRFVPGKLLVKRSFDIAVSSLMLILLSPVMLILYALIKVTSPGPAIFKQERLGEGGRSYMIYKFRSMVPDAEKATGPVLAADGDPRITRIGKFMRSTRLDEIPQLFNVLKGEMSLVGPRPERPFFIRQFQESIPDYTYRLSVKPGITGLAQILANYSTKVEDKLRFDILYVKTYSFVLDIKILLQTIRVVLQREQAAGVARENEEHKKKLLRLFGYYDMANTANHE
- a CDS encoding UDP-glucose/GDP-mannose dehydrogenase family protein encodes the protein MKIAIVGTGYVGLVTGVCLAAIGHDVTCVDVDEEKMAQLGAGIVPFFEPGLDELLAVQRQERRLSFTESHEAAFSGAEAIFIAVGTPQGIDGMPDLRALIEVARAIGLTLANDAVVVIKSTVPVGTNHFVRELIAEHLVRPVTVQVVSNPEFLREGAAVYDTFHGDRIVIGADDEEAARLVEAIYQPLGIPVLHTDTRSAELIKYASNAFLATKISFINEIAQLCERLGATIEDVARGMGMDARIGEKFLRAGIGYGGSCFPKDVKALLGMAELSGYSFSILQAVERVNYRQRLLLIEKLVGRLGDLHGKRIALLGLAFKPDTDDMREAPSLTIAETLLKMGAQVVGYDPVSNTKARHVLPPAVELAPGAEEALGGADAAFVLTEWEEFTRPSFARLFTRMKAPIVFDGRNCLDAAVLGEWGIEYHPVGRGAWVQGTATSYLEKGRSR
- a CDS encoding anti-repressor SinI family protein produces the protein MGANKAVTEEIDSEWKELIMEAKRLGIPVDEIRQFLLVSVKKYAANE
- a CDS encoding NAD-dependent epimerase/dehydratase family protein; protein product: MKVLVTGGAGFIGSHVVDQLIADNWQVVVVDNLSTGRKHYVHPSAKFYACDITSDELEHVFAQEKPDAVIHQAAQIDVRQSMIAPLRDATVNIVGTVRLLECALAHHVQKFIYASSAAVYGMPLGEFIEESHQTLPLSCYGISKHTPEQYIRVLSEQYGMDYTILRYANVYGERQELTGEGGVILSFIQKMLMNIPPAIYGDGLQTRDFIHVEDVAAANVAALRHGAREVLNVATNRSLSINDLVELLNEMMSMRIEPVYLPAREGDIRHSCLNNHKAREVLKWEPQVSLHRGLNQTIQYVRSKMSIAHS
- a CDS encoding sugar phosphate nucleotidyltransferase, with protein sequence MKLILLSGGSGKRLWPLSNDARSKQFLRLLQNEKGERESMIQRIWRQLGAAGLQEECIITTSKTQVDIIQNQIGTDVELLVEPQRRDTFPAIALAAVYLYARKEISMQEVCVVMPVDACVEDAFFERLKELESVLRDSEAQLALIGVKPTYPSEKYGYIVPFAGQEGMRHCRVSRFVEKPTQEVAEELIARQALWNCGVFAFRLETLITALIEKGIPIHYEELLRHYHSLQKISFDFEVVEKTSRIAVLPYEGSWSDLGTWNTLTDQMATSQVGKGWVDERSAATHLVNELDIPVVVLGLSNAIVAASPDGILIAEKSVSHHVKDLVKDIGTRPMFEERRWGWYKVLDHDTSVDGREVLTKRIGVTAGKNLSYQLHHQRSEVWTIIRGEGVFCLDDKIFHVKAGDVLTIPVQAKHAIKALTDLEFIEVQTGQSLVEEDIIRIYMTWDEVEKNCVWV
- a CDS encoding helix-turn-helix domain-containing protein, which produces MIGTRIKKLRKEKGISLSQLAERAGVAKSYLSSIERDIQSNPSLQFIEKIADVLQVPINVLIDKEPYFEQLDDEWNQLVMEAMQSGVSKEEFRGFLEYQKWKLAQNKE
- a CDS encoding glycosyltransferase family 2 protein — encoded protein: MSPVPVSQAEPAHPLVSVITPTYNAARFIRETIDSVKRQTYPHWELILIDDASSDDTVPIIREELADPRIRLIVLAQNSGAAVARNTGISAANGRYIAFLDSDDLWLPQKLEKQVAFMQERDAAFSFTRYRMIQEDGTHTPYVVPIPEKIDYRGLLKNTIIGCLTVMLDKEKLGTIQMPNLRTRQDTALWLNILKQGHLAYGIQEELSQYRRVAGSISSNKWKAAKNTWRLYRDIEKLSFASAAWCFVHYGWNAWKKNVGQT